In Gopherus evgoodei ecotype Sinaloan lineage chromosome 21, rGopEvg1_v1.p, whole genome shotgun sequence, a single window of DNA contains:
- the LOC115638271 gene encoding olfactory receptor 4D9-like has product MEEQNLSSTVTEFVLLGLTQNAELKRCLFVLYFIVYPTTWLGNFTIITTVITSRWLHTPMYFLLANLSFLVVSDSSVNAPILLLGLLSQRRTISFNECILQMFFFHFIACAMVVVLVVMAADRYIAIYKPLWYLTIMNRGVCMGLVAGAWLGGLAHSAVQIALILQLSFCGPNILDNFYCDIPQVIKLACTDIYLVELLMVSNGEMLVIVMFIILLISYTIIFVKIKTHVTDEKHKALSTCGSQITVVCLQFIPCIFIYSRLFWKLPMDKLASIIYTVITPMLNPMIYMLRNSEMKKAIRRMMSRILSSGKKL; this is encoded by the coding sequence ATGGAAGAGCAGAACCTCAGCTCCACAGTGACAGAATTTGTCCTCTTAGGCCTCACCCAGAATGCTGAGCTGAAGCGATGCCTCTTCGTTCTTTACTTCATAGTCTACCCGACAACCTGGTTGGGAAACTTCACCATCATCACCACTGTGATCACCAGCCGCTggctccacacccccatgtacttcctgCTGGCCAACTTGTCTTTCCTAGTTGTTAGCGACTCATCAGTCAATGCTCCAATATTGCTGTTGGGTCTCCTCTCCCAGCGCAGAACCATCTCGTTCAATGAGTGCATCCTCCAGATGTTCTTCTTCCACTTCATCGCCTGTGCTATGGTTGTTGTCCTTGTGGTGATGGCTGCTGATCGGTACATAGCCATCTATAAACCACTGTGGTACTTGACTATCATGAACCGTGGTGTGTGCATGGGCCTGGTGGCAGGGGCATGGCTGGGTGGATTGGCTCACTCTGCTGTTCAGATTGCATTGATCCTCCAGCTGTCTTTCTGTGGTCCAAACATCTTGGACAATTTCTACTGTGATATCCCACAAGTCATCAAACTGGCCTGCACAGACATCTACTTGGTTGAGTTGCTGATGGTTTCCAATGGTGAGATGCTTGTCATAGTAATGTTCATCATCCTGCTCATTTCATACACCATCATCTTTGTCAAGATAAAGACACATGTTACAGATGAGAAGCACAAAGCTCTGTCTACCTGTGGATCCCAGATCACAGTTGTGTGTTTACAATTCATACCCTGCATCTTCATCTATTCTAGGCTCTTCTGGAAATTGCCCATGGACAAGTTGGCGTCAATCATTTACACTGTAATCACCCCAATGCTGAACCCAATGATCTACATGCTGAGAAACTCTGAGATGAAAAAGGCCATCAGGAGAATGATGAGCAGAATCCTGTCCTCAGGGAAGAAACTATAA